A stretch of DNA from Leucobacter luti:
ACGGATCCAGGAACCGACCCGGGTACCGACCCTGGCACCGATCCAGGAACCGATCCGGGTACCGATCCCGGCACCGAGCCCAGCACGGATTCCGGAGTAGAGCCGGGTGCAGACCCGGGTACCGATCCGGGCACGGACCCTGGTACCGACCCGGGCACTGACCCTGGTGCTGATCCCGGTACCGATCCGGGCGCAGACCCTGGTGCTGATCCCGGTACTGATCCGGGCGCAGACCCTGGTGCTGATCCCGGTACCGATCCGGGCGCTGACCCTGGTACCGATCCAGGTACTGATCCGGGCGCAGACCCAGGTACGGATCCAGGTACGGATCCGGGTACGGATCCCGGTACTGATCCGGGTACCGATCCGGGCGCTGACCCTGGTACCGATCCAGGTACTGACCCTGGTGTCGATCCGGGCACGGATCCCGGTACTGATCCGGGCACTGACCCTGGTGCCGATCCGGGCACGGATCCCGGAACGGACCCGGGCACCGATCCCGGTACGGATCCGGGTGCTGATCCCGGCACCGATCCTGGCGCTGACCCAGGTACGGATCCAGGTACTGATCCGGGCACGGACCCGGGCGCTGACCCGGGTACCGATCCGGGCGCTGACCCCGGTACCGATCCGGGTGCTGACCCTGGTACGGACCCGGGTACGGAGCCCAGCACCGACCCGAAGGTTGATCCGGGTACTGATCCGGGCACGGATACGACCGCTGACCCGGGTACTGACCCAGGCACGGATACGACCGCTGACCCCGGTACGGATCCCGGTACGGACCCGGGCACGGATACCACTGCTGACCCAGCGGCCGATCCCGGAACTGATCCGGGCGCTGACCCGGCGACCGATCCGGGCGCGGATCCGGCAACGGATCCAGGTACGGACCCGGCGACGGATCCCGCGGCTGAGCCAGGCACTGATCCTGGCACTGAGCGGGCGACGCTCATCGCAACACCCAGCACGGTGGTTCGGGGCAACCTGGTCAACTTGAAGGGTGCGGGATTTGTGCCAGGTGAGGACGTGAATCTGACCCTCGCGAACGGCAAGATCCAGCCGGTGGTGGCGAACGCGAGTGGCGGCTTCGAAGCCATCATGCTCGTGCCGGTCACCACCCCGCTCGGCGCGGCGAAGTACACGGCTGAGGGACTGGGCAGCGGCCGCACGGCCGAGGCCACCATCTCGGTGATCGCGGCGACCGGGACCGTCCCGGTCGGCACTGGAGTGAAGAACGGTGGCCTCGCGGTCACCGGTCTGGACACGGGTCTGCTGATTCCGTTCACGCTCCTGACGCTCCTCGCGGGTGGTGCGCTGGTGCTCGCGCCGCGCCGTAAGCGGGCGCTCGGCGCAGACGTCGAGTAGCGTCCCGCTTGTACCACAGAGGTGGCCCCCAGCGGCAGTAGCAGCTGGGGGCCACTGCTGTCTAAGCTGAGCAGCAGTGACCGATGCAAGGGGACGATCATGGTCGATCAAGATGTGAGCACGCGACGGCGGGCGAGCGAGGGAAGCACGGACAGACCTCGGCTGCCGTTCGCCGCGAAAGTGATCGCTGGCGCCGCAGTGGTGTTGCTCGGAGGACACATGTTCCTCACCGCCGTGTACAACGCACCGTCGGAAGAGCTCAAGTACGGTGTGCTGCCGGGGGCCGTGGCGGATCGCTACATTCGCCCCTACCTCGTGCAGGATTACAAGATCTTCGCCCCCGATCCCGCAGATACGGATCGGCAGCTGTGGGTGCGGGCATGGGTGGAAGAGCCCGACGGTGAACGTGTGCGTACGGACTGGATCAATGCCTCCCATGTCGAGCTTTCCGAGGCCTATCGGAAGACGCTGCGAAAGCAGCTCTCAGTGGTGGGTGCCGAGCGACTGATGGCCGCGTACTCTGCGCTGGGCGATGCTCAGAAACAGGTCGCAGCGGAGAATCACCTCGACGGCAAGGAACTTTATGCGCTGAACGACGCGCTGCTTGCGGCCGATGATTCTAACGCGGCAGCCGTCAGCGAGTTCATCCGTGCCGACAACTACGTCACCTCCTACGCTACGCAGGTAGCGCACGCGATGTGGGGCGAAGAGGGCGAAATTGTTGGCGTCCAGGCGAGAGCCGTCTACGATCCGGTGATTCGCTGGGCCGATCGCCGTGATCCGGACGCCCAGCGTCCACCGTCGCGGTATACCGACCTGGGGTGGGTGCCACCGATGGAGTGGCCAGGGCAGGATCGCGAAGCGTTCACACGCACCTTCCGCGCGTGGGCTGAGCAGGCAGGGGAGGGTCAATCATGAGCACGGTCGGAGTAGTCGGAAACCCGGTCACGCGCGTGTGGGAGCGATTCCTGCACTGGCTCCTCGACGCGCGGAAAGCGAGCTACGGTCTTGCGGTGATGCGAATCGGGTTCGGGGCGATGACAGTCACGATCTTGGCGATGTACCTTCCCAACTTCTCTTATTCGTTCGGGCAAGGTTCGCGCTGGGGCGAGGCCCTGTTCCGCAACTCTGCAGTGAACGACTACGTGTGGCCGATCCCGCTGCTGTTCTCGCGAGACGATCCCGATCAGTTGCTGCTGGTGAAGATCCTTGTGCTGATGGGAGTGGCGGTCGTCTATGCGCTGGGGTGGCGGATGCGAATCGTCTCCCCGCTCTTCGTCATGTTGTGGCTCGGCTTTGCAGCCACGAATCCGGTGATTCTCAACACCGGGCACTACCAAACGTTTCGCATTTTCCTGCTGTTCCTGCTGCTCGCCGACACGTCCAGGCGGTGGTCGCTCGATGCGCGGCGCAGAGCGCGGACAGGGGAGGAAGACCCGGCGCTCGGATTTGGCGCGTGGCGCCTGCCACGCTGGGTCCCTATTCTGGCGAACAACCTCGCGGTAGTGCTTATCGGCTACCAGCTCTGCGTCATTTACGTGACGAGCGCGCTGTGGAAACTGCAGGGTACGACTTGGGTGTCCGGCGTCGCCTCGTATTACCCGCTGCAACTTGAGGAACTCACGATGTTCCCGTGGCTGAACCACCTCGCGTGGCAAATCACCCCCGCCGTCTACATTGCTTCCTGGCTGAGTGTCTACGGCCAGCTCTTGTTCCCGCTGTTTCTGCTGAATCGGTGGACACGAATCGGCGGCCTGATTCTGGTCACTGGGATGCACGCATCGATCGGGATTTTGCTCGCGCTACCGTGGTTCTCGCTCATGATGATCCTTGGCGACATGATCTTCATTCGTGACCGGAGCTGGGAGAGTGCGATGGCGTGGGTGCGCCGTGCGCCGTGGAAAGCGCGCAGGGGGTCTCGCGCACCAGCGAATGCTGATGCCGGGGTGTCGGCCACGGCTGGGGCCGCGACTGCGATGCCGGCGGTGACGCCAGCTCCAGCGCCGCCTCTTCCGGAGCTGCCGCAGGAGATCGCTGAGGAGCGGGAAGCGCAACCCTCATCTCGCCCGTAGCTCACTGGCCGTGGCATACTCTCGATGAGAGTGCATTCGGGTGAGGGGGATCCTGTGAGCGGAGTCGTACGGGCGGACGCTTCGGCGCTGACCGCTTCCGAGGTGATCCGGCGCAACGCAGTGACGGTGCGCGGGCCAGAGGGTGCGCCCGCGCTCGTGTTCGCTCACGGCTATGGCACGAACCAGACCACCTGGGCCCGTGTTGCGGACGCGTTCGTCGCCGACCACCGGGTGATTCTGTTCGACTATGTGGGTTCTGGCGACTCCGATCTTGCTGCGTATGATGAACGCCGATATGACTCCTATGACGGGTATGCCACTGACCTGATCGAGGTCCTTGATGCAGTCGGCGCGGCGCAGGTCACGCTCGTCGCGCACTCGGCGAGCGGCATGATTGGTGCGCTGGCTTCGCTCAGACGGCCAGAGCTCTTTGCGCGGATCGTGATGGTGTGCCCGTCTCCACGCTATGTTGATGATGACGGATATGTCGGCGGGTTTAGTCGTGCAGACGTGCTGGGACTCATCGACGCGATTGACGCGAATCAACCCAGCTGGGCAGCGTCGTTGGCCCCCGCCGTCACCGCGCGTGATGATCGCCCAGAGGTCGCGGATCGTGTGCGGCAGCTGTTCGCCGCAACGCCGCAGCGAGTGGCGAAGCACTTTGCTCGGGTCGTGTTTCTGAGCGATGTGCGCACCCGGTTGCCGGAGATTGACGTGCCCTGCGTGATTTTGCAGTCGAGTGGAGACATCATATGTCCGCCACATATTGGCGCATACTTGCGAGATCGCATCCCGAACGCGACGCTTGTTCTCCTGAATTCGTCTGGCCACTTCGTGCACCTCACTGAGCCAGAACTGATCATCGACCAGATCCGGGCGGCGTTGTGATCGCTGGCCACGCAGCGGCCGAACACGTGCGGCTCCTTGAACACAGCCCTGCCGCGCTTCTCGCAGTGGATCTGAACGGCGCGATTCTGGCGCACAATCGTGCGCTCCGCACCTGGCTCAGGATCTCAGAAGACGCCCCTGACCTTGGCGGGCGCAACCTCATTGAATGGTTGACCCCGAGTGCGCGGCTGCTCTATGAGACTCGGATCATGCCGCAGCTTTTCGCGACCGGGCACGCACGCGAAGTGGTCCTGGACCTCCGCGATGCCGCAGGAGTCGAGCGCCCGGTGCTCTGCAATGCCGAGTTGCACCGCGACGCTGCAGGGTCGCACAGTGTGTACATTGCGGCGCTCGACGTGAGTGGCCGGATCTCGTTCGAGCGCGATCTCGTCACGGCGAGACGTGCGGCTGATGAAGCCCATGAGCGGCTCGCACTGCTTCAGGAAGCAACGAGCGCGCTCGCCGTTGCGCGCGGCATCAGCGACCTTGCGGAGGCGCTGGTGGTTGGTGCGAGCCGTGCCACGCATGCGGCGTGGACCGCGGTCCGGATCGTGGCGGAGCCGAAGAGCGAGGATCAAGTGGCCGCCCATCTGGGCGGCAGCGTCCCCCTCCGTGACCGGGCCACTACTCATTCTGAACGGCGAATCGAAACGTGGGGAGAGCTGCCGGCAGGGTGGGCCCTGGGCGGTGGCTTCGCGTCGCGGGCGACACAGGTGGTGTGCCGCACTCCGGCTGAGATTCGCAGTGCGCTGCCCGAGATGGCAGCGGAGCTCGGCGCCAACGGGGTGGAAGCCGTGCTGCTCACCCCCATTGTGCGCGGGCCTGGGGTCGATGATCAGGTGTTGGGAGAGATCATCTGTGGATTTCGGCGCTCGCGCGCGCTCGAGGCTGATGACCTCGAGATCGTGCACGCGCTCGGGCTGCAAGCTGAGCGCGTGATCGAGCATCTGCAACTGCAGGAGCAGCTTCGGCACCGGGCGCTGCACGACGGATTGACCGGGCTTCCGAACCGCGTGCTCTTTGCTGAACGGCTGAGCCAGTTGCTTGCGACCGCCGCGCGAACAGGCGAGGCGTGCGCGGTCTTGTTCATCGATCTTGACGGATTTAAGGCAATCAATGATGGAGCAGGTCACAGCGTGGGTGACGAGGTCTTGCGCCTCGTCGCTGCGCGGATCCGGTCCAGTTGCCGTGCAGGAGATACGGTGAGCCGGCTGGGAGGCGATGAGTTTGTTGTGGCGGTGAGCAACGCGTCTCGAGACGCAGTCACCGCGTTGGCGGAGCGCATCCGAGCGGCGGTGGGTGCCCCGATTGACGACGTTGCGGATGGCGCGAGCCTCTCAACGAGCGTGGGCGTTGTGCGGTGGGATCCCGCGGATCACGTCGGGCACCCTACGGCGGACGGGATCATGAACGCTGCAGACGCCGCAATGTACGCCGCGAAGTACGGTGGCAAGAATGCGGTCGTGGTGCGGGAATGGGGCGAGTGACACCCGTGCCGCGGACACAAGACCAGCTCCGGGTGAGGAAAGTGCTGCTGGCTCTGCCAACCTGGCCTGGAACCGCGTAGTCTGCAACGGTGCGCACACGCTCGTGCCGGCAGTCGATGTGGCTGCCGGACATGATGCACTGTGCAACTGTTTGTTGATCGCTCAGCACGCTGGAACACGACACTGGAGTCCTGAGCACACCACTGAATACTCGCAGCCCGAAAAGGAACACTCATGAGTAGCTTTTCCACCGGCCCGATGCCGGGTACCGCTGGTGCCGCGCGCATGCACGAGGTCACTGAAGAAAACGTGCATCTGATAGACCGTGTGATCGATTTCTCGCGCCGCCGATTGCTCGCGTCAGAGATCCCCCTCGACAAGCCGATGTCCGAGAAGGAACTGTCGCGGTTGGTCAACGAGCAGATCTCAGAAGACGGTATGGGGGCCGACCGTGCGCTGTCGGTCTTTGAGCATATCCTCTCCCCGGCGTGCATCTCCACGGACCACCCGCAGTACCTCGCGTTCATCCCGTCAGCGCCGACGAAAGCCGCGCAGGCCTTCGACATGGCGGTGTCGGCGACTGCGCTCTACGGCGGCTCGTGGATGGAAGGCTCCGGCGTGGTGCATGCCGAGAATGAGACGCTCCGGTGGCTCGCCGGGGAATTCGGTTTGCCGGAGTCCGCGGGTGGCGTCTTCGTGCAGGGTGGCACCACAGGCAACCTTTCCGCACTGGTTGCGGCGCGTGACGATGCCAAGCGGAAACGGAGCGCTGCAGGGAAGTCTCGGCCCGAGGAATGGATCGTGGTCTGCAGCGAGGAAGCACACTCCTCGATCGCTTCAGCTGCGGCCGTGATGGACGTCACCGTCGTCACCGTGCCGACGGGTGACGACGGTGTGCTGCACGGGGACCATGTGCGGCCTGCCCTCGAAGAACACGGCGATGCCGTGTTTGCCGTGGTCGCGACCGCCGGATCTACGAACTTTGGGCTGGTCGATGATCTGCGATCCGTTGCGGACCTGAAACGAGAGTACGATTTTTGGTTCCACGTCGACGGTGCGTACGGGCTTGCGGCGATCCTGTCGCCACTCGCCCGCGCTCGATTCGATGGCGTCGCTGAGGCGGACTCGGTGATCGTTGATCCGCACAAGTGGCTGTACACGCCGTTCGACTCGTGCGCGCTGCTCTATCGCGATCCTGAGACCGGACGCCGTGCGCACACCCAGCACGCCGCGTATCTCGACACCTTGAACGAGGCCCCGGAGTGGAACCCTTCGGACTATGCGATTCAGCTCACTCGCCGGGCGCGCGGCTTGCCGCTGTGGTTTTCACTGAGCACCTATGGTGCGGGTGCCTACCGCGCGGCGATCTCGCACGCGCTCACTGTAGCGCACGAGGTGGCCGACGAGATTCGGAGCCGGCCGGAGCTGCGTTTGGTGCGCGATCCGCAACTGTCCGTTGTCGTGTTTGAGCGGATCGGGTGGGAAGCCGCGGACTACGCGTCGTGGTCAGAGAAGCTGCTCGATGCCCAGACCGCATTTGTGACCCCGAGCTCGCATCACGGTGTCACGAACCTGCGGTTCGCTGTGCTCAACCCTCGCACCACGCTCGCGCAGCTGACGGTGCTGCTGGACACGCTGCGTTAGCGGGCCGTTCGCGGACTAGTGCCCCTCGGCCTCGCCACGCATTTCAAGCGCGACCTGTTCGGCGTCGAGCGTGGCGAGGGCATGCGAGAGCGTTGCGGAGCTAAACCTCGCTTCTTTGCGCAACGCGAGGAGGAGCTCACGCTGCGCAAGCAGGATGTTCAGGCGCAGGGAGCGACGATTGATACGTTCCTGGCGTTCGGCAGCTCCTGCGCTGAGAGCACC
This window harbors:
- a CDS encoding DUF5819 family protein, whose product is MVDQDVSTRRRASEGSTDRPRLPFAAKVIAGAAVVLLGGHMFLTAVYNAPSEELKYGVLPGAVADRYIRPYLVQDYKIFAPDPADTDRQLWVRAWVEEPDGERVRTDWINASHVELSEAYRKTLRKQLSVVGAERLMAAYSALGDAQKQVAAENHLDGKELYALNDALLAADDSNAAAVSEFIRADNYVTSYATQVAHAMWGEEGEIVGVQARAVYDPVIRWADRRDPDAQRPPSRYTDLGWVPPMEWPGQDREAFTRTFRAWAEQAGEGQS
- a CDS encoding sensor domain-containing diguanylate cyclase, yielding MIAGHAAAEHVRLLEHSPAALLAVDLNGAILAHNRALRTWLRISEDAPDLGGRNLIEWLTPSARLLYETRIMPQLFATGHAREVVLDLRDAAGVERPVLCNAELHRDAAGSHSVYIAALDVSGRISFERDLVTARRAADEAHERLALLQEATSALAVARGISDLAEALVVGASRATHAAWTAVRIVAEPKSEDQVAAHLGGSVPLRDRATTHSERRIETWGELPAGWALGGGFASRATQVVCRTPAEIRSALPEMAAELGANGVEAVLLTPIVRGPGVDDQVLGEIICGFRRSRALEADDLEIVHALGLQAERVIEHLQLQEQLRHRALHDGLTGLPNRVLFAERLSQLLATAARTGEACAVLFIDLDGFKAINDGAGHSVGDEVLRLVAARIRSSCRAGDTVSRLGGDEFVVAVSNASRDAVTALAERIRAAVGAPIDDVADGASLSTSVGVVRWDPADHVGHPTADGIMNAADAAMYAAKYGGKNAVVVREWGE
- a CDS encoding alpha/beta fold hydrolase — translated: MSGVVRADASALTASEVIRRNAVTVRGPEGAPALVFAHGYGTNQTTWARVADAFVADHRVILFDYVGSGDSDLAAYDERRYDSYDGYATDLIEVLDAVGAAQVTLVAHSASGMIGALASLRRPELFARIVMVCPSPRYVDDDGYVGGFSRADVLGLIDAIDANQPSWAASLAPAVTARDDRPEVADRVRQLFAATPQRVAKHFARVVFLSDVRTRLPEIDVPCVILQSSGDIICPPHIGAYLRDRIPNATLVLLNSSGHFVHLTEPELIIDQIRAAL
- a CDS encoding aminotransferase class V-fold PLP-dependent enzyme → MSSFSTGPMPGTAGAARMHEVTEENVHLIDRVIDFSRRRLLASEIPLDKPMSEKELSRLVNEQISEDGMGADRALSVFEHILSPACISTDHPQYLAFIPSAPTKAAQAFDMAVSATALYGGSWMEGSGVVHAENETLRWLAGEFGLPESAGGVFVQGGTTGNLSALVAARDDAKRKRSAAGKSRPEEWIVVCSEEAHSSIASAAAVMDVTVVTVPTGDDGVLHGDHVRPALEEHGDAVFAVVATAGSTNFGLVDDLRSVADLKREYDFWFHVDGAYGLAAILSPLARARFDGVAEADSVIVDPHKWLYTPFDSCALLYRDPETGRRAHTQHAAYLDTLNEAPEWNPSDYAIQLTRRARGLPLWFSLSTYGAGAYRAAISHALTVAHEVADEIRSRPELRLVRDPQLSVVVFERIGWEAADYASWSEKLLDAQTAFVTPSSHHGVTNLRFAVLNPRTTLAQLTVLLDTLR
- a CDS encoding HTTM domain-containing protein is translated as MSTVGVVGNPVTRVWERFLHWLLDARKASYGLAVMRIGFGAMTVTILAMYLPNFSYSFGQGSRWGEALFRNSAVNDYVWPIPLLFSRDDPDQLLLVKILVLMGVAVVYALGWRMRIVSPLFVMLWLGFAATNPVILNTGHYQTFRIFLLFLLLADTSRRWSLDARRRARTGEEDPALGFGAWRLPRWVPILANNLAVVLIGYQLCVIYVTSALWKLQGTTWVSGVASYYPLQLEELTMFPWLNHLAWQITPAVYIASWLSVYGQLLFPLFLLNRWTRIGGLILVTGMHASIGILLALPWFSLMMILGDMIFIRDRSWESAMAWVRRAPWKARRGSRAPANADAGVSATAGAATAMPAVTPAPAPPLPELPQEIAEEREAQPSSRP